The window TTTTTCGACGGACAAAATGTATATTGGCGAGTAAGAGTAGGGAAATACAATGACAGAGGCAGTGCTGACATTTGCTCGGCGAAGTTAAGACAGTTAGGTTTTCCTACATTTATTACTGCATCAGATTGATGATCTGGGTGTGTTTTGATTTGTAGAGAAAGCAATATTGTGATAGAATCACATATGGGAAATTATAGCGTGATGAGGGAATGATGCGTATAGATTTGAGTTTCAGCTATGTAGAACATTTCTCCAATAATGGAGATGTGTATATAGTAATTGATACTTTAAGGGCAAGCAGCACGATTGTTGTTCTGTTAGAAAAGGGAATAGAAGAAGTAAAGGTTTTGCCGTCTTTACCTTTGGATGAGGAGAGAGAGAAATTAAAACAGGGTTATATCTTGATCGGCGAGTATGAAAATAAGGATATACCGGGTTTTGATTTTTCCAATAGTCCTTCTTTATTGAGCACCTGTACATTCAAGAAGAAAAAGGCAGCTTTGTTTACTACAAACGGGACGCGGGCAATCAATGCCTGCCCTCAGGGGGGCAAAACGACTATAGCCTGCTTTTTAAATTTGTCTTCCATGGTTAATTATGTTTCTTCCATGAATCCCAACCATTGCGTAATTGTTCTTTCCGGGCTTAAAGGAAAGGTCTCCTTAGAAGATGCTTTGTGCGGAGGAGCGGTGGTAGAAAGGTTGGCAGACAGGGTACCAAGCGTAGATTTTGACGACGGGGCAAGAATAGCATTTGGTTTCTGGAAGTTGATGGATAAGGATGCAAAAAAAATTGCTTTGTCCACTCACGCCCGTGAACTTATGAAGCTGGGCATGGAAAAAGATGTAGAGTTTTGCAGCAGGAAAGATTGTTCAAAAGCAGTAGGTGTAGTTTATCAAGGTATAGTAAAACCTGTATAGTATTATAAAATATCCTTTTAATATAAATCCTGTTGTGGCAAACTAAGGAAAAATTTATAAAGAGGTTCTAAAATGTTTTCCAAGGATAGTGGTGTTTATATTGCCTGTTTTGCTCTTTTGCCATTAATGATTTGCTCTGGTATCATCTATTCCATCCTTCCTCTGTATATTGTCTCTCTGGGGGCTTCCAGGAGTGCAGTGGGTTTAGTATATACCTGTGGAGCAATAGCAGGAGCTGTAACCAGTCCATTGTGGGGGAAATTGTCGGACAAAAAAGGCAGGAAGGTTACACTTATAATTTCAATGGTCTTATTCATCTTTGTTTTTTCCGGTTATACTTTAAGTGAGCATTATAGCCAACTTTATTTTATACAGATTGTCGAGGGTATAGCATGGGGAGCGTTGGGGGCATCCT is drawn from Deltaproteobacteria bacterium and contains these coding sequences:
- a CDS encoding MFS transporter — encoded protein: MFSKDSGVYIACFALLPLMICSGIIYSILPLYIVSLGASRSAVGLVYTCGAIAGAVTSPLWGKLSDKKGRKVTLIISMVLFIFVFSGYTLSEHYSQLYFIQIVEGIAWGALGASSIALIADLAPAEKRGKAMGIYNSTWNLGWIIGPLAGGFLSEHIGFRYTFFICVLIIVADICLTVLAIPSKRKMG
- a CDS encoding 2-phosphosulfolactate phosphatase translates to MRIDLSFSYVEHFSNNGDVYIVIDTLRASSTIVVLLEKGIEEVKVLPSLPLDEEREKLKQGYILIGEYENKDIPGFDFSNSPSLLSTCTFKKKKAALFTTNGTRAINACPQGGKTTIACFLNLSSMVNYVSSMNPNHCVIVLSGLKGKVSLEDALCGGAVVERLADRVPSVDFDDGARIAFGFWKLMDKDAKKIALSTHARELMKLGMEKDVEFCSRKDCSKAVGVVYQGIVKPV